The following are from one region of the Stigmatella ashevillena genome:
- a CDS encoding sensor histidine kinase, protein MSALAELIESELIPLEMRWTERVQEALALEAHTGPELHGRIPSVLRELVSCLRRGAVPKTGLPRQRLGFNLEALVREYDLLRGLILELMEVRLLPVTLSEVRVLSDFFATAVREGVSAHHQRSEALVAKLAESEARRCLAVEELGEREKVLAEVDAARNRLLRFFENAPAFLALLDGPEHVFEVVNTPYQRLVGTGRELLGLSVAEALPEVVSQGFVALLDGVYRTGTPYIGRETFVRFDRQGRGELEDAYVNFVYQPRRDAGGQVDGIVVIGFDTTEQVRARQRTETMARKTQASELQLRQVTDAIPVLVSLVTADERYGYANKAYEEWFGQPRETLLGRSVREVIGEAAYAVLGPYVRRGLAGESFSFEQHGVPYRFGGARDVKVTFNPYRDVEGNAGGYVALLQDITVQRRMEAALKRQAEFEQHLIGIVSHDLRNPLGAILLGASAMARREELDERSYKSVMRIQNAAERAIRMVKDLLDFTQARLGGGIRIERRSANLHELARGVVEEVEAAYPTRELRVRRLGDGQGNWDPDRLSQVVQNLVINALKYSPEDTPIQIETLGADGEVILSVHNQGAPIPPELLASLFQPLTRGTAELDTAGRSVGLGLYIVQSIVEAHGGQIEVQSTAEVGTTFTVRLSR, encoded by the coding sequence GTGAGTGCGCTCGCGGAGCTGATCGAGTCGGAGCTGATTCCGCTCGAGATGCGCTGGACCGAGCGGGTCCAGGAAGCGCTTGCTTTGGAGGCGCACACGGGGCCCGAACTGCACGGCCGGATTCCAAGCGTGCTGCGCGAGCTGGTGTCCTGTCTGCGCCGTGGCGCCGTCCCCAAGACAGGGCTCCCGCGCCAGCGCCTCGGGTTCAATCTGGAGGCGCTCGTCCGTGAGTACGACCTTTTGCGCGGCCTCATCTTGGAGCTCATGGAGGTGCGCCTCCTGCCGGTGACGCTCTCCGAGGTGCGTGTCCTCTCCGACTTCTTCGCCACCGCGGTCCGCGAGGGTGTCTCGGCGCATCACCAGCGCAGCGAGGCGCTGGTGGCAAAGCTCGCCGAGAGCGAGGCGCGCCGGTGCCTTGCCGTGGAAGAACTGGGTGAGCGTGAGAAGGTGCTGGCAGAGGTGGACGCGGCGCGCAACCGGCTGCTCCGCTTCTTCGAAAACGCGCCCGCCTTCCTCGCGCTGCTGGACGGGCCCGAGCACGTGTTCGAAGTGGTCAACACGCCCTACCAGCGACTCGTCGGCACCGGGCGCGAGTTGCTCGGCCTCTCCGTCGCTGAAGCGCTGCCAGAGGTGGTGTCTCAGGGGTTCGTGGCGCTCCTGGACGGCGTCTACCGCACGGGCACTCCGTACATCGGGCGCGAAACCTTCGTGCGCTTTGACCGTCAAGGCCGCGGTGAACTGGAGGATGCATACGTCAACTTCGTCTACCAGCCGAGGCGGGACGCCGGGGGCCAGGTGGACGGCATCGTCGTCATTGGCTTCGACACCACCGAGCAGGTGCGAGCCCGTCAGCGCACGGAGACCATGGCCAGAAAGACCCAGGCGAGTGAACTCCAGTTGCGTCAGGTGACGGACGCGATTCCGGTTCTCGTCTCCCTCGTGACGGCGGATGAGCGCTACGGCTACGCCAACAAGGCCTATGAGGAATGGTTCGGCCAACCCCGTGAAACGTTGCTCGGGCGTTCTGTCCGGGAGGTCATCGGGGAGGCAGCCTACGCGGTGCTGGGGCCTTACGTGCGGCGAGGCCTCGCTGGGGAGAGCTTCTCCTTCGAACAGCATGGAGTGCCCTATCGGTTCGGGGGGGCGCGGGATGTGAAGGTGACGTTCAATCCCTACCGGGACGTGGAGGGCAATGCGGGCGGCTACGTCGCGCTTCTCCAAGACATTACAGTGCAGCGTCGCATGGAGGCCGCGCTCAAGCGCCAGGCCGAGTTCGAGCAGCACCTCATCGGCATCGTGAGTCACGATTTGAGGAACCCGCTGGGGGCCATTCTTCTTGGCGCCAGCGCCATGGCCCGGCGCGAGGAGTTGGACGAGCGCAGTTACAAGAGCGTGATGCGCATCCAGAACGCAGCCGAGCGGGCCATTCGCATGGTGAAGGACCTCCTGGATTTCACGCAGGCGCGCCTGGGAGGGGGCATCCGCATCGAACGGCGGTCAGCGAACCTCCACGAGCTGGCGCGAGGCGTGGTGGAGGAGGTCGAAGCGGCCTACCCGACCCGTGAACTGCGGGTGCGCCGGTTGGGGGACGGCCAGGGGAACTGGGATCCGGACCGGCTCTCGCAGGTGGTGCAGAACCTTGTCATCAACGCGCTCAAGTACAGCCCCGAGGACACGCCGATCCAGATCGAGACGCTCGGAGCGGATGGCGAGGTGATACTGTCCGTGCACAATCAGGGGGCGCCCATTCCACCCGAATTGCTCGCGTCGCTCTTCCAGCCCTTGACACGGGGCACGGCGGAGCTCGACACGGCGGGCCGCAGCGTGGGCTTGGGGCTCTACATCGTGCAGTCCATCGTGGAGGCTCACGGGGGGCAGATCGAGGTCCAGTCCACTGCCGAGGTGGGCACCACGTTCACCGTGCGCCTGTCACGGTGA
- a CDS encoding CPBP family glutamic-type intramembrane protease, giving the protein MRDAAPLATSLCDNAPSRGRALAEVALVLATVFLPANLSALGRGPLIAVTGVLALGGIVLLHPWTPWRSGQRGRAVATVLLWPLALGASIGSAWFMDLPTPPPRLGVTHTQPPGAGIELTSVKPGLPAEGRLEVGDRILAVDGTPLPESEPELDFQTRVREAGGGQDTTLRFTLERAGEVREVSVPVGPSRKAKPFQGEAMTWLCIRALGMSLLVALLLWRNGQGPAQVGLVRAGLGRELLWGIPVFVGTYAVHIAASLPLAALGALLKLSGQEMAARKEVASSLVETGLGVPAFALMMVLVTGFEELTFRGFLVPRLRGMLRGNWHAAVLLAAALFGLGHVYEGTLAVVQTALLGAWFGFVFVYRARLPSVMLAHAAFNTVNFALMLWLERSGLLEKLTRLAPP; this is encoded by the coding sequence GTGCGCGACGCCGCTCCCCTGGCCACTTCCCTGTGTGACAACGCCCCTTCTCGGGGACGGGCCCTGGCCGAAGTGGCACTCGTGCTCGCGACGGTGTTCCTCCCCGCGAATCTCAGCGCCCTCGGACGCGGCCCCCTGATCGCTGTCACGGGCGTGCTGGCCCTCGGTGGGATCGTCTTGCTGCACCCCTGGACGCCGTGGCGCTCGGGCCAGCGGGGCAGGGCCGTGGCCACCGTGCTCCTGTGGCCCCTGGCGCTGGGGGCCTCCATAGGGAGCGCCTGGTTCATGGACCTGCCCACCCCACCTCCCCGCCTGGGAGTCACCCACACCCAACCTCCCGGGGCGGGCATCGAGCTCACCTCCGTGAAGCCGGGACTGCCCGCGGAGGGACGGCTCGAAGTGGGCGACCGCATCCTCGCCGTGGATGGCACGCCCCTGCCCGAATCCGAGCCTGAGCTGGATTTCCAGACACGCGTGCGCGAGGCCGGAGGGGGCCAGGACACCACGCTGCGCTTCACCCTGGAGCGCGCGGGCGAGGTGCGCGAGGTGTCCGTGCCCGTAGGGCCCTCGCGCAAGGCAAAGCCCTTCCAGGGCGAGGCGATGACCTGGCTGTGCATCCGGGCGCTCGGGATGAGCCTGCTCGTCGCCCTGCTGCTGTGGCGCAACGGGCAGGGGCCCGCCCAGGTGGGGCTCGTGCGCGCAGGACTCGGACGCGAGCTGCTCTGGGGAATCCCCGTGTTCGTCGGCACGTACGCCGTCCACATCGCCGCATCCCTGCCCCTGGCCGCCCTGGGTGCGCTCCTCAAGCTCTCAGGCCAGGAGATGGCGGCCCGCAAGGAGGTGGCCTCATCGCTCGTGGAGACGGGACTGGGAGTGCCCGCCTTCGCCCTGATGATGGTGCTCGTCACCGGCTTCGAGGAGCTCACCTTCCGGGGCTTCCTGGTGCCAAGGCTGCGGGGCATGCTCCGGGGGAACTGGCACGCGGCCGTGCTCCTGGCCGCCGCCCTCTTCGGACTGGGACATGTCTACGAGGGCACCCTCGCCGTCGTTCAGACAGCCCTGCTCGGGGCCTGGTTCGGCTTCGTCTTCGTCTACCGCGCTCGCCTTCCCTCGGTCATGCTCGCCCACGCCGCCTTCAACACCGTCAACTTCGCCCTCATGCTGTGGCTCGAGCGCTCGGGCCTCCTCGAGAAGCTCACGCGGCTCGCCCCTCCGTAG
- a CDS encoding fatty acid desaturase family protein: protein MTLFRHSQDRIPVLLFACVFALDLTVYFTAHTWWFPILWLAVCAIPKGWISAWNHHHQHVPMFRHALPNRLLEVVFGFQTGVTSHAWFLHHVLGHHRNYLDQEKDESRWKRRDGTAMGEMEYSALTALVAYPRAFRVGREHPRALRIFLGMGALQLVLLGVLFWHDWYNALWVFLLPMGLSLFLTVWATYFHHVGLDAAEHSKASYNILHRGYNLMTGNLGYHTAHHARHGLHWSQLPALHAQLAKEIPATLYRQPGIPFVWFGSEAKVELSPAEIEAVAQFRANSG from the coding sequence ATGACCTTGTTCCGGCACTCCCAAGACCGCATCCCCGTCCTGCTGTTTGCGTGTGTGTTCGCGCTCGACCTGACCGTGTACTTCACGGCGCACACCTGGTGGTTCCCCATCCTCTGGCTCGCCGTGTGCGCGATCCCCAAGGGGTGGATCAGCGCGTGGAACCACCATCATCAGCACGTGCCGATGTTCCGCCACGCGCTCCCCAACCGCCTGCTCGAGGTGGTCTTCGGGTTCCAGACCGGGGTGACCTCGCACGCGTGGTTTCTGCATCACGTGCTCGGTCATCACCGCAATTACCTGGATCAGGAGAAAGACGAGTCGCGCTGGAAGCGCCGGGATGGAACGGCCATGGGCGAGATGGAGTACTCGGCCCTCACCGCGCTCGTGGCCTATCCGAGGGCATTCCGCGTGGGGCGGGAGCACCCACGGGCCCTGCGCATCTTCTTGGGCATGGGAGCGCTGCAACTGGTGCTGCTCGGCGTGCTGTTCTGGCACGACTGGTACAACGCGCTCTGGGTGTTTCTCCTCCCGATGGGCCTGTCCCTCTTCTTGACCGTCTGGGCCACCTATTTTCACCACGTGGGACTTGACGCGGCGGAGCACAGCAAGGCCTCGTACAACATCCTGCACCGGGGCTACAATCTGATGACGGGCAATCTCGGTTACCACACCGCCCACCATGCGCGTCATGGCTTGCACTGGTCCCAGTTGCCAGCGTTGCATGCGCAGCTGGCGAAGGAGATTCCCGCCACGCTCTACCGCCAACCGGGCATTCCCTTTGTCTGGTTTGGCTCTGAAGCCAAGGTGGAGTTGAGCCCCGCGGAGATCGAGGCGGTCGCCCAGTTCCGTGCGAATTCCGGCTGA
- a CDS encoding SDR family oxidoreductase yields MTSRTFLITGASKGIGRALSERLAKAGHTVVGIARNASDASFPGTLVSVDLSQRAETEGAIAALVRRYAFDGVVNNAGLIRPQRLGEIGLDDLEAVLRFNLNPAVQTVQALLPNMRAKGWGRIINISSLTLLGVIERTSYAAAKAALVSFVRSWALELAQTGITVNSVAPGPTETEMFRANNPPGSSGERRYLASIPMGRLGKPDEISAAIAFLLSEEASFITGQTLFVDGGASIGKAMI; encoded by the coding sequence ATGACCTCACGTACTTTTCTCATCACCGGCGCCAGCAAGGGCATTGGCCGCGCGCTTTCCGAGCGTCTCGCGAAGGCCGGCCACACCGTGGTCGGTATCGCCCGTAACGCCAGTGATGCCAGTTTTCCGGGTACGCTCGTCTCCGTGGATCTCTCTCAGCGCGCCGAGACGGAAGGCGCCATCGCCGCGCTCGTCCGGCGCTATGCCTTCGATGGTGTGGTGAACAATGCCGGGCTCATCCGGCCCCAGCGGTTGGGCGAGATCGGCCTGGATGATCTCGAAGCAGTGCTTCGGTTCAACCTGAACCCCGCCGTGCAGACCGTTCAAGCGCTCTTGCCGAACATGCGCGCGAAGGGGTGGGGCCGCATCATCAACATCTCCAGCCTGACCCTGCTCGGGGTGATTGAGCGCACGTCCTATGCCGCCGCCAAGGCCGCGCTGGTGAGCTTCGTACGGTCCTGGGCACTGGAGTTGGCTCAGACCGGCATCACGGTGAATTCGGTCGCCCCCGGTCCTACCGAGACCGAGATGTTCCGCGCCAACAACCCACCGGGAAGCAGTGGCGAGCGCCGCTACCTCGCCTCCATTCCCATGGGACGCCTGGGAAAACCCGACGAGATCTCCGCCGCCATCGCCTTCCTCCTGTCGGAGGAGGCCAGCTTCATCACGGGACAGACGCTCTTTGTCGACGGGGGCGCCTCGATCGGCAAGGCGATGATCTGA
- a CDS encoding discoidin domain-containing protein, whose translation MLRRVSSKLPVLATVAGLCTLFPHVSEAVPIGEANTTIFGPKVYVFDPTMPAADITNVANTVYSSLESAEFSNQRYALLFKPGNYNVTFNVGFYTHVAGLGQNPDNVNINGGVNVNADWDNGNATRNFWRALENFAVTPTTGQTQIAVSQAAPLRRLHIKGELHLFDFDANWNAGWASGGFLADSVVDGLVVPASQQQWFSRNSRWGGWNNAVWNMVFVGSVNTPAATFPEPPYTVIDRTPVIREKPYLYISNAGQYNVFVPDLQTNTQGVSWANGSTPGTSISIDQFYIARPETTTAAALNTALGQGKNLLFTPGIYQLNETVRITRANTVVLGIGLATLIPSNGNVAMSVADVDGVKLAGLTFDGGPINSPSVLEVGPTGSSANHSANPTSLHDITVRTGGASVGRYDVGIKINSNHVIGDHFWLWRADHGAGAAWNTNVSKNGLVVNGSNVTLYGLFNEHHNEYQTLWNGNGGRVYFYQSEIPYDVPNQPSWMSKNGTVNGYASYKVADSVSTHEAWGLGVYSYFRDAAVKLENAIEVPNVAGVKLHSMTTIWLNGTAGSEITHVINGLGGRVYGSTPAGAMRQTYTNFAGSGAADTVAPSAPTGLTATAVSSSQINLSWAASTDNVGVTGYDIYRGGALVASSATNSFSNTGLTASTVYSYTVRAKDAAGNVSAASNTASATTQSGGSTGAPLARTGWTATSTPTSGEPASALLDGNMATRWTTGTPMVAGQSITVDMQAARTFNKVVLDSTGSDLDYARGYEVHVSNDGANWGSAIATGTGTGPVLTVTFTARTARYVRVTQTGTNSSWWSAREFNVYY comes from the coding sequence ATGCTCAGAAGAGTCTCATCGAAGCTCCCCGTATTGGCCACTGTCGCCGGTCTGTGCACGCTCTTTCCGCATGTCTCCGAGGCGGTACCGATTGGGGAGGCGAACACGACTATTTTTGGTCCCAAGGTGTATGTGTTCGACCCGACCATGCCGGCGGCCGACATCACCAACGTGGCCAACACCGTGTACTCCTCGCTGGAGTCCGCTGAATTCAGCAACCAGCGGTATGCGCTGCTCTTCAAGCCGGGCAATTACAACGTTACGTTCAACGTGGGTTTCTATACCCACGTGGCCGGTCTGGGACAAAACCCTGACAACGTTAATATCAACGGCGGCGTGAACGTGAACGCCGACTGGGATAACGGCAACGCCACCCGGAACTTCTGGCGCGCCCTCGAGAATTTCGCGGTCACCCCCACCACGGGCCAGACGCAGATCGCCGTCTCCCAGGCCGCCCCGTTGCGACGTTTGCATATCAAGGGGGAGTTGCACCTGTTCGACTTCGACGCCAACTGGAATGCCGGTTGGGCGAGCGGTGGATTCCTCGCGGACTCTGTCGTGGATGGTCTGGTCGTTCCCGCCTCGCAGCAGCAGTGGTTCTCCCGCAACAGCCGGTGGGGAGGCTGGAACAACGCGGTGTGGAACATGGTGTTCGTGGGCAGCGTCAACACGCCGGCGGCAACGTTCCCGGAGCCGCCCTACACGGTGATCGACCGGACGCCCGTCATCCGCGAGAAGCCTTACCTCTACATCAGCAACGCGGGGCAGTACAACGTGTTCGTCCCGGACTTGCAGACGAACACCCAGGGCGTGAGCTGGGCCAATGGCTCCACGCCGGGAACGTCCATCTCCATCGATCAGTTCTACATTGCCCGGCCGGAGACGACCACGGCCGCCGCCCTCAACACGGCGCTGGGTCAGGGCAAGAACCTGCTGTTCACCCCTGGCATCTACCAGCTGAATGAGACGGTTCGCATTACCCGGGCCAACACCGTGGTGCTGGGAATTGGCCTTGCCACGCTGATACCGAGCAACGGGAATGTGGCCATGTCGGTTGCCGATGTGGACGGCGTGAAGCTCGCGGGTCTGACGTTCGATGGCGGCCCGATCAACTCGCCTTCCGTTCTGGAAGTCGGCCCCACGGGCAGCTCGGCGAACCACTCTGCCAACCCCACCTCGCTGCATGACATCACGGTCAGAACCGGTGGCGCATCCGTGGGCCGGTATGACGTGGGCATCAAGATCAACAGCAACCACGTCATCGGCGACCACTTCTGGCTGTGGCGCGCAGACCACGGGGCGGGCGCTGCCTGGAATACAAACGTTTCGAAGAACGGTCTGGTCGTCAATGGCTCCAACGTGACGCTGTACGGCCTGTTCAACGAGCACCACAATGAGTACCAGACGCTGTGGAACGGCAACGGCGGCCGCGTCTACTTCTACCAGTCCGAGATTCCCTACGACGTTCCCAACCAGCCCTCGTGGATGAGCAAGAACGGCACGGTGAATGGGTACGCCTCGTACAAGGTCGCCGACTCGGTGAGCACCCACGAGGCCTGGGGTCTGGGCGTGTACTCCTACTTCCGGGATGCGGCCGTGAAGCTGGAGAACGCGATCGAGGTTCCCAACGTCGCGGGCGTCAAGCTGCACAGCATGACGACCATCTGGTTGAACGGAACGGCCGGCAGCGAAATCACCCATGTCATCAACGGCCTGGGTGGCCGCGTCTATGGGAGCACGCCCGCGGGGGCCATGCGGCAGACCTACACCAACTTCGCGGGCTCTGGTGCCGCCGACACCGTGGCGCCGAGCGCGCCCACGGGGCTGACGGCGACGGCCGTGTCGAGCAGCCAGATCAACCTGAGCTGGGCCGCCTCGACGGACAACGTGGGGGTCACCGGCTATGACATCTACCGTGGCGGCGCGCTCGTGGCGTCCTCTGCCACGAATTCGTTCAGCAACACGGGCCTGACGGCCTCGACGGTCTACAGCTACACGGTGCGGGCGAAGGATGCGGCCGGGAACGTTTCGGCCGCCAGCAACACCGCCAGCGCCACCACGCAGTCGGGTGGCAGCACGGGCGCGCCGCTGGCGCGCACCGGGTGGACCGCCACCTCGACGCCGACGAGCGGTGAGCCCGCGTCGGCCCTGCTGGATGGCAACATGGCCACGCGCTGGACCACGGGCACGCCGATGGTGGCGGGTCAGTCGATCACCGTGGACATGCAGGCGGCGAGGACCTTCAACAAGGTCGTCCTGGATTCCACGGGCAGCGACTTGGATTACGCCCGCGGCTACGAAGTGCACGTTTCGAACGACGGAGCGAACTGGGGCAGCGCCATCGCCACGGGAACGGGCACCGGGCCGGTGCTCACGGTCACCTTCACGGCGAGGACGGCCCGCTACGTCCGGGTGACGCAGACCGGCACGAATTCGAGCTGGTGGTCCGCTCGCGAATTCAACGTGTACTACTAA
- a CDS encoding alpha/beta hydrolase family protein yields the protein MNPLWMLDAPPPAADARLPYGDGEHHFGELRLPPGAGPHPVVLVVHGGFWRARYGLEHVGHLCADLAKRGFATWSLEYRRVGHPGGGWPGTLEDVARGADHLRTLANSWPLDLDRVVVLGHSAGGHLGLWLAARHRFLPGQPHHHPAPLPMRGVVSLAAVSDLVRAQELGLGDGIVETFAGGPPSQCPEPYRLGSPMALVPLGVRQVLLHGTQDNIIPLSLSVAYQARAAALGDDVQLVTLPNAAHFEVINPLAPEWEQVVEAIRSFGT from the coding sequence ATGAATCCCCTCTGGATGCTCGACGCGCCGCCCCCAGCGGCGGACGCCCGGCTGCCGTATGGAGACGGAGAGCACCACTTCGGAGAGCTGCGCCTGCCCCCAGGGGCGGGCCCCCATCCCGTCGTGCTGGTGGTGCATGGCGGCTTCTGGCGCGCCCGATATGGCCTGGAGCATGTGGGCCACCTGTGCGCGGACCTCGCGAAGAGGGGCTTTGCGACCTGGAGCCTGGAGTACCGGCGCGTGGGCCACCCCGGAGGCGGCTGGCCCGGAACGCTGGAGGATGTCGCGCGGGGAGCGGACCACCTGCGGACCCTCGCGAACTCCTGGCCGCTGGACCTGGACCGGGTGGTGGTGTTGGGACACTCGGCGGGAGGCCACCTCGGCCTGTGGCTCGCCGCGCGCCATCGCTTCCTCCCCGGACAACCTCACCACCACCCCGCCCCGCTTCCCATGCGCGGCGTCGTCTCGCTCGCGGCGGTGTCGGACCTTGTGCGCGCGCAGGAGTTGGGTCTGGGGGACGGCATCGTCGAGACGTTCGCCGGAGGCCCGCCCTCCCAGTGCCCCGAACCCTACCGGCTGGGCTCGCCGATGGCGTTGGTGCCGCTGGGCGTCCGCCAGGTGCTCCTCCACGGCACCCAGGACAACATCATCCCGCTGTCGCTGAGTGTGGCCTACCAGGCCCGTGCCGCCGCGCTGGGGGATGACGTCCAGCTCGTCACCCTGCCCAACGCCGCGCACTTCGAGGTCATCAACCCACTGGCTCCGGAATGGGAGCAGGTGGTGGAGGCCATCCGCTCCTTTGGGACCTAA
- a CDS encoding cyclic nucleotide-binding domain-containing protein: MDATALKKVALFEGLTQGQLAKVASIAHPRSYPRGTFLFREGETGQEMFIVAKGKVRISKNVPGIGEEALGILEEGQYFGEMTVITDNPRSADAIAHTECTVWVIQRDLLDQLMFTDKELAYVLLWTFVRTLSDRLRESNDRLKLFFATSRF; the protein is encoded by the coding sequence ATGGATGCCACAGCCCTTAAAAAGGTTGCGCTCTTCGAGGGCTTGACCCAGGGCCAGCTCGCCAAGGTGGCCTCCATCGCCCATCCCCGCTCATACCCCCGGGGAACTTTCCTGTTCCGGGAGGGTGAAACCGGCCAGGAAATGTTCATCGTCGCCAAGGGCAAGGTGCGCATCTCCAAGAACGTGCCGGGAATTGGCGAAGAAGCCCTCGGCATCCTGGAAGAAGGCCAGTATTTCGGGGAAATGACCGTCATCACGGATAACCCGCGCTCGGCGGACGCCATCGCCCACACGGAGTGCACGGTGTGGGTCATCCAGAGGGATTTGCTGGACCAGTTGATGTTCACCGACAAAGAGCTGGCCTACGTGCTGCTCTGGACCTTCGTCCGCACCCTTTCCGACCGGCTCCGCGAGAGCAATGATCGGCTCAAGCTCTTCTTCGCCACCTCCCGCTTCTAG
- the trxB gene encoding thioredoxin-disulfide reductase: MADEKINKVTIIGSGPAGYTAAVYAARANLEPVMFAGGPTMDDPQRVPGGQLMVTTDVENYPGFPEGITGPELMERFQKQAERFGTQIHMENVVKVDLSSRPFLIQGESASYRSESIIIATGASAKWLNVKGEDRYKNRGVSACATCDGAFFKKQDVLVVGGGDTAMEEATYLAKIVNHVTLLHRRDTLRASKIMQERVLKNPKITVMWNSAVDEVVGNEKGMTGAVVRNLKTNDTQLLNAHGLFVAIGHTPNTQLFQGVLEMHPSGYLKTEPGSTRTNVEGVFACGDVQDSTYRQAITAAGTGCMAAIEVERWLIEQGK, from the coding sequence GTGGCGGACGAGAAGATCAACAAGGTCACCATCATTGGCTCGGGGCCCGCGGGCTACACCGCGGCCGTCTATGCGGCACGCGCCAACCTGGAGCCGGTGATGTTCGCGGGCGGCCCCACCATGGACGACCCCCAGCGGGTTCCGGGCGGGCAGCTCATGGTCACCACGGATGTGGAGAACTACCCCGGCTTCCCCGAGGGCATCACCGGTCCGGAGTTGATGGAGCGCTTCCAGAAGCAGGCCGAGCGCTTTGGCACCCAGATCCACATGGAGAACGTCGTCAAGGTGGACCTCTCCTCGCGCCCCTTCCTCATCCAGGGCGAGAGTGCCAGCTACCGCTCGGAGTCGATCATCATCGCCACGGGCGCCTCCGCCAAGTGGCTGAACGTCAAGGGAGAGGACCGCTACAAGAACCGCGGCGTGTCTGCGTGTGCCACGTGCGACGGGGCCTTCTTCAAGAAGCAGGACGTGCTGGTGGTGGGCGGCGGCGACACGGCCATGGAAGAGGCCACCTACCTGGCGAAGATCGTCAACCATGTCACGTTGCTGCACCGGCGGGACACGCTGCGCGCCTCGAAGATCATGCAGGAGCGCGTGCTGAAGAACCCGAAGATCACCGTCATGTGGAACAGCGCGGTGGATGAGGTGGTGGGCAACGAGAAGGGGATGACGGGCGCGGTGGTGCGCAATCTGAAGACGAACGACACCCAGTTGCTCAACGCCCATGGCCTGTTCGTCGCCATCGGCCACACGCCCAACACGCAGCTCTTCCAGGGCGTGCTGGAGATGCACCCGAGCGGCTACCTCAAGACGGAGCCGGGCTCTACCCGCACCAACGTCGAGGGCGTCTTTGCCTGTGGCGATGTGCAGGACAGCACCTACCGGCAGGCCATCACCGCGGCGGGCACCGGGTGTATGGCGGCCATCGAAGTGGAGCGCTGGCTCATCGAACAGGGCAAGTGA
- a CDS encoding trans-sulfuration enzyme family protein, which produces MSSTRLKTVAVHAGSRLADSKSQPLVPAIHMSTVGWFDSSEDLDGALDGKDYVYSRISAQNTALLEEAVAALEGAEACVSYASGMAALRAVFEAQNLQRGDRVVMPGDGYGVTRALYKALCARLGVELHALSLSEAQAPGRIVELRPKFVLAESITNPLLSVPDIRALAQACEKVGAALAVDATFPSPYGQRALSLGAHYAVQSATKWLNGHSDALAGTVSASRERLAPLRSMRLLAGDVLGPFEAWLTLRGLRTLPVRMKAHCEHAAHVARRLAESPVLERVYYPGLPSHPDHAVAKAVLEGGFGPMVAFEIKGADRAESFRVLESLRLARPGPSLGDVCTLVMHAASASARRMTPEERAAAGIRESLIRVSVGLEDPDDIVEDLLGAVERRRTP; this is translated from the coding sequence ATGAGTTCGACGCGATTGAAGACGGTGGCGGTGCACGCGGGCAGCCGGCTGGCGGACAGCAAGTCCCAGCCGTTGGTGCCCGCCATCCACATGTCCACCGTGGGGTGGTTCGACAGCAGCGAGGACCTGGACGGGGCGCTGGACGGCAAGGACTACGTCTACTCGCGCATCAGCGCCCAGAACACCGCGCTGCTGGAGGAGGCGGTGGCGGCGCTGGAGGGGGCCGAAGCTTGCGTCTCCTATGCCAGTGGCATGGCGGCGCTCCGGGCCGTCTTCGAGGCGCAGAACCTCCAGCGGGGAGACCGGGTGGTGATGCCCGGGGATGGGTACGGCGTCACGCGCGCGCTCTACAAGGCCCTGTGTGCCCGCCTGGGCGTGGAGCTTCACGCCCTGTCCCTGTCCGAGGCCCAGGCCCCCGGGCGCATCGTCGAATTGCGGCCGAAGTTCGTGCTCGCCGAGAGCATCACCAACCCGCTGCTGTCCGTGCCGGACATCCGGGCCCTGGCGCAGGCCTGCGAGAAGGTGGGCGCGGCGCTCGCGGTGGATGCCACCTTCCCCTCTCCTTATGGGCAGCGGGCCCTGTCGCTCGGGGCCCACTATGCCGTTCAGTCCGCGACGAAGTGGCTCAATGGACACAGCGATGCCCTGGCGGGCACGGTCAGCGCCTCGCGCGAGAGGCTGGCCCCGCTGCGCTCCATGCGCCTGCTGGCCGGGGATGTGCTGGGGCCTTTCGAGGCTTGGCTCACCCTCCGAGGGCTGCGCACGTTGCCGGTGCGCATGAAGGCCCACTGCGAGCATGCAGCGCACGTGGCCCGGCGCCTGGCGGAGTCTCCCGTGTTGGAGCGGGTCTATTACCCGGGCCTGCCATCCCATCCAGACCATGCCGTGGCCAAGGCGGTGCTGGAGGGAGGGTTCGGCCCCATGGTGGCCTTTGAAATCAAGGGCGCGGACCGGGCGGAGTCCTTCCGCGTGCTGGAGTCGCTGCGGCTGGCGCGCCCGGGGCCTTCGCTCGGGGACGTGTGCACGCTGGTGATGCATGCGGCCAGCGCCAGCGCGCGCCGGATGACGCCCGAGGAGCGCGCGGCGGCGGGGATCCGCGAGAGCCTCATCCGGGTGTCGGTGGGGTTGGAGGATCCGGACGACATCGTGGAGGATCTGCTCGGCGCGGTAGAGCGGAGGCGGACGCCGTGA